A DNA window from Gigantopelta aegis isolate Gae_Host chromosome 4, Gae_host_genome, whole genome shotgun sequence contains the following coding sequences:
- the LOC121372458 gene encoding protein lin-52 homolog isoform X1: protein MYNHFPEPTCQGDDWGSYPDFAGLAYDDNCLLSLEKLDRASPDLWPEQIPGVSEFAASRSPLSASSSPPKWLADLGNDDIDLLQEFGSLTSSQLMEKVKGLQNLAYQLGLEEAREMTRGKFLNILQKPKQRN, encoded by the exons atgtataaccacTTTCCAGAACCAACTTGTCAGGGGGACGATTGGGGTTCGTATCCCGACTTCGCTGGTttggcgt ATGATGATAATTGTCTGCTGAGTTTGGAGAAGTTAGACCGAGCATCACCTGATTTGTGGCCTGAACAGA TCCCGGGTGTCTCTGAATTTGCAGCTAGCAGAAGT CCACTTTCAGCTTCCAGTTCTCCACCAAAATGGCTGGCTGATTTAGGAAACGATGACATTGATCTTCTCCAAG AATTTGGAAGCCTCACATCCTCTCAGTTGATGGAAAAAGTCAAAGGATTGCAGAATCTAGCCTATCAGCTTGGACTGGAAGAAG CTCGTGAAATGACTAGAGGAAAGTTTCTGAACATCTTGCAAAAACCAAAGCAGAGAAATTAA
- the LOC121372458 gene encoding protein lin-52 homolog isoform X3: MAGQSADDDNCLLSLEKLDRASPDLWPEQIPGVSEFAASRSPLSASSSPPKWLADLGNDDIDLLQEFGSLTSSQLMEKVKGLQNLAYQLGLEEAREMTRGKFLNILQKPKQRN; encoded by the exons ATGGCAGGACAAAGTGCGG ATGATGATAATTGTCTGCTGAGTTTGGAGAAGTTAGACCGAGCATCACCTGATTTGTGGCCTGAACAGA TCCCGGGTGTCTCTGAATTTGCAGCTAGCAGAAGT CCACTTTCAGCTTCCAGTTCTCCACCAAAATGGCTGGCTGATTTAGGAAACGATGACATTGATCTTCTCCAAG AATTTGGAAGCCTCACATCCTCTCAGTTGATGGAAAAAGTCAAAGGATTGCAGAATCTAGCCTATCAGCTTGGACTGGAAGAAG CTCGTGAAATGACTAGAGGAAAGTTTCTGAACATCTTGCAAAAACCAAAGCAGAGAAATTAA
- the LOC121372458 gene encoding protein lin-52 homolog isoform X2 translates to MAGQSAGNSHFDTGDDDNCLLSLEKLDRASPDLWPEQIPGVSEFAASRSPLSASSSPPKWLADLGNDDIDLLQEFGSLTSSQLMEKVKGLQNLAYQLGLEEAREMTRGKFLNILQKPKQRN, encoded by the exons ATGGCAGGACAAAGTGCGGGTAATTCGCATTTCGATACTGGAG ATGATGATAATTGTCTGCTGAGTTTGGAGAAGTTAGACCGAGCATCACCTGATTTGTGGCCTGAACAGA TCCCGGGTGTCTCTGAATTTGCAGCTAGCAGAAGT CCACTTTCAGCTTCCAGTTCTCCACCAAAATGGCTGGCTGATTTAGGAAACGATGACATTGATCTTCTCCAAG AATTTGGAAGCCTCACATCCTCTCAGTTGATGGAAAAAGTCAAAGGATTGCAGAATCTAGCCTATCAGCTTGGACTGGAAGAAG CTCGTGAAATGACTAGAGGAAAGTTTCTGAACATCTTGCAAAAACCAAAGCAGAGAAATTAA